The Mangifera indica cultivar Alphonso unplaced genomic scaffold, CATAS_Mindica_2.1 Un_0066, whole genome shotgun sequence genome segment ttgacatgtttaattgttttcaacattcacaatcaaatatatgatacaaatttaaaaagcaCACCTTATAGAAACAAAAAACaacgaagaaaaagaaagactaACCGGAGAGAATAAGTTTAGAAACAGTAGTGAAAAACTTAGGTGTGTAGtccatcaaataatattatttaataatgatataaagaaaattatgggattagaataaaataagtaataagatagatataaatttatgtcCATTAACTTCATCGAGATGAAACAAGAATCATTATTACCCCTGCTGAATCCTGAATGCCCTCGCCATCTCATCAGAGCAGCGCTGTCATCTCGGTATTTGTCAAACAAGATATTAAAAGTATGTCACTAATTATCTACAAAATGCGGCCCACCATCCAGGTTCCAGCGTTGATAGACTGCGCTGGGGAGTAGATTGTTTTCCAGCATATATGACATAAGTAGAActctattattataaaaatttgcatCATTTATTGCTAATAAAGCAGCTATATGGCTTATGTGTAAATGACTAACATACcagagatataattttatatgtcaaTGCAAGTGCAAGTATTAGTTTTCTAAGTTCTAGGCGACGGTCCCATTgatcatatatttaattgtgGTAGATAAAATGTAGATATCAATGGTGCGCATTGGAAGAGAAGATAATAAAATGGTTGGTTTGGTAGCAGCTTATTTTGAACTCTTTCTATGTTGATGAATCGATTATGtcagaaatttagaataatttatttgttaatattagtCTTCACATCTCCAAAGAGCGTATATGTCTCCAATTTCCAGCTGAAAATCTCTGTATTCAAATCTCCAATCTATTTCAGAGGCTTTCTCATTGCCTTTTCCATTTCCATCTCTCTCATCTCCAAAAGAGCAATGGGACACTTCAAGatcaattttattgaataattgtaGGATTGATGACTAAATCTAAAATTTGGCTGAAATAAAATTCCACCTCTTTCACCCCAAAAAAAGGGTTTGGGGTCATCAAACAAAGTATGTctatataaaatgacaaatatgtcTTTTTCACTTTACACACTCAGACTATTGAATCCattctaattctaaattttctttaaactgAAGTTTTATGTCTGCACTGAACCAATGAAGCGATTACCAATtgttatttggtatttttcttacatttgtGGTAATTATGATCGTaaggaaaattttgaagttcTATAAAGAATGACTCGGCTAAAAACTTTTCGGCCAATTGTTAAAAGTGGTAATAGTTGATATTTGAGTAATATAGTTCTTTTTTATTAGTTGTCACAGCTGAAAATATCAAGGGCATTATCTTTGGAAAGTTATTACATTTCCATGTTACATTTCACtttatgattcaatttatttatttgtatacgtTTCACTTTCATAAAAATGAATGCTCTTATAGTTAATATTAGTAATACTTCTCTATGAAGGACAATACTTTTATAGAGAGGTGTTGCACCACCTTTACTTATAAAAAGTTTAtgcaaaatattttatacaaagatATATATGTGAATAATGAGTGTAAATTGAGCCTAAAcaaatcgagtttgagctcgagccaCTCAAGTTTGGCTTTTGAGCTAAACCCAAGCTTGAAGATGGTCGACTTAATAAATTCATAAGCTCCTGACtcagtttgaataaaatattaataagcccaaaaaagtttaaattatgacacttaaacccttaaaatcttatttatatttgtaatgtAGAGgtacttaataaatatataaattataagattaaaagaatcatttaataattaaagagtaaaaatgtaatttgaccAAGTTTAAGCCAATCAAACTTGTTTAAAACTCGAATGCAAATGAAAATCTCACTAGTTTGAAGAGCTCAAACTTCtcttaaaataatcaaaatgagCTTTAGTTAAACACTACTCAGACTTGATTGAGTACACGTTATTCTTtgtataaaaatagtaatagtTATTCACATATAAAACATCACtaaatatttaatcacttttagaatatacaaaacataaaaaaaaaaaaacaaatggacAATTTTCTGCatgtattcaatttaaaataaaatattaataaagacattgtaaaataaaaccaaacccACTTGGGTGATGCCTCTTCTCACATTGTAAAAGGCTCTACGCATATTCAAGAGTCTCGAGACTATCACctgcaacataaaaaaattaaatataatttatatattatattgcatGCCCAATGAAGAACTCAACTTTCAAAGTGATatcactaaaataattaaagccatttcaaatttcaatggcTGCCATGAGATGCATCGAACAAGCAAGTTCGAGTTGGTTTCCATTTGTCcccattaaataataatatggaCATGATGAGAGACTGTAGCATTATATGATATGCAACGGAGAAGTGCTTGCGAAGGGTCAACCCAAACGTTTAGTTATTGGGAATTTTTTCAGGctaaaaaatctaaaagacttaccatcaaattttaaaaaatttaaatacttatctataaattaattttaatttcagatatgattaaatgtaaaatatttatctaataataatatttaaaaaaataaaaatttatattaatttatctctttaatttgaaaaactaacaatttctctcaaaaaataagttttcaaaGTGACATTTTCTCCCCAATTTAGGGTCTCAAATTTCCCCAGCAATTTCCTTGTAAATGACAACCGATTTCTCTCTCCTATTGATGTCTCTTTCTCTGGTACTTTTTCTCCTATTGATGATGTCTAGATTCTATAAAAGCTAAACAAAGGGTCAAAATTTTTGTCTATCCCTTAGTCATTCAAATGAATCAGTTTCATCTAACAACACAAAGCAGGTAGCTAGTACCGGGAGTGTGCATAGTTCTTTTTGATATGGTTTgagcatttttttaaaatgaaacttaaaaaaacgtTTTCAAATCATTTACTTTATATTAGATTCaaaaggtatatatatatatataaaataaaattatacgtacacattttttgtatataatttaggtttacaaaatatgtgtcattatgtggttgaatgattttaaattaaagataaaataacttttaatcGTATGATGACTCCTCATCTTTGTacccaaattaaatataaaaaatgtgtataaataatatttcttatataatatacatataaacaagacaaaatacatatgaaataaataaaatgtatacctatttacttattaaaaaattctgtcaaatacagttataaatatattattttaaaaaaatatgatttatactttgatttggtttgaaaatcacctaaacttaaaaaattggtttgaaaaatttttaaccaattcataatttttaaataattcggttcaattatataatttatatcaaactaTGCACATCGTTATAGTAATTTTTCTAAGTCATGAGCAGCTGAAAGGCTCATCTTTCAAAGTATACTCCTTTTCTTTCTAGAAACTGCTTTTGTGCAAGGGAGAGACAACTAAATTTGTAAAGGAGTAAAGGTGCtgagaaaataacaaaagaagtTGGTCTGGTAGCAGCTTATTTTGGCTTATTTTCTGtgttataatttgaaatcattGGTGAGGACATaggaagttattaaaaaataaaaataaaaatatgcatacatattttttttatataatttaaatatataaataatataattaaataatttttaattaaaaataaatttatatataataatatattatttatatattttaattatatatttaaaatatgtatatataacattggtctttatcaaatttagttttaaactATCTGCCCAGCTGGGCAGGGGTGAGGTTGATGGATTCAAGAGTTTTTTAGTGTTACgtaaaaagggcaaaaaaaattgttatttcagtTTGACCCTACTTTGTTTAATGACTAAGTTACCCCAACGTCTCCAAAAGAGTGTATCCGGTGCCAATTTCCAGCTGGAAAACTCTAGTCTTCAAATCTCCTTTCTATCTCAGAAGCTCTCTCATCGTCATCGTCTTTGCAATTTCCATATGGCTGTGGAAGTGGACTATGTAGTTGATTTTTTGCTAATGAAACTTGACAGACTGGAGTCCAGGGTTTTGCTGTATCTTTCACGTTGGCAAGGGGTAGTTTCACATCTGGACAAGTTGCGAATAAAGTTGAGGAAGATTCAAGCAGACCTCGCCGATATATACCAGTGTCAATCCTTCGAGGATTCGAAATTTTGGCTGGACGATTTACTGGACTGGGCTTATAATGTGGATGACGTACTGGATGAGCTTCCCACTTGTATTTTAGAGAGTGAGCCGATGGCCAAAGGGTGTTTAAGCATTAGCAAGGCGCGTAGCTTTATCCCTGCTTGTTTTACTGATTCGACTCCAAATCTCCATATGGTGACCAAGTTAATAGATATCACTCgccaatttgaaaaattatgcgGTGCTTCACCACTCATCTTTCCGCTGTTTAACTCGCCGAATCATCGAGGGATATCAATTCCTTTTCGGAAAGTACCACACCCTAAATCTTTACTTACACAATCTGGTATTTACGGTCGAGATGAGGATAAAGAAAAGATACTTGAAATGGTGTTAAATGAGGAGTCAAATGATTTCAATTTTAGTGTTATAAGCATTGTTGGGATGATAGGAATTGGCAAAACAAGGCTAGTTCAAGAGGTCTACAACGACAAGGCTTTGGAAGGTTTCAATATCAGAGCATGGGTAAATGTCTCCTCTGGCATCACTATTGACGAACTTCACGAGCGGCTTCTCCAGCAGATCACTTTATCATCCTGCAGGTCTTATGGATTACAAGAAATGCGAATTGCACTGGCAAAAGCtgtaattggaaaaaaaatgcTTGTTTGTCTTGGATGATTTCTGGATTGGGACTTCTGACGATTGGGATTTCTTTTTGGGTCCTTTCAAGGATGGAGCAGCAGGAAGTAAAATAATTGTTACTGCAtgtaatgttgattttgaagtaaCAATGCGCCCAAGTAAATGTTATAACTTGAATCTCCTAACAAAAGATGCCTGCTTGGCTATATTTGAGGAGCATGCATCTGGAATTGGGGGCATTAATCCACAACGAACTTCACCACTAATTCGagaaaaagttgttgaaaagaTCCGAGGCTTGCCTCTGGCTGCAAGTACTCTTGGTGGCATGTTAGGCTTTGAGCACAGAAGTGAGTGGGAAAACAGATTGAATGACAGAACATTCAATGATTTATATGAATCTAGAATTGTCGCTGTGTTAGAAATAACTTACTCTCGTCTTCCTTTGTATTTAAAAGAGTGTTTTGCTTATTGTGCAATTTTACATGAGGATTATGAATTTGAGGAGAAGGAACTTGTAATTTTATGGGTGGCAGATGGTCTGATCCATCCACCATCTGTAGGCGCAAAAACATTGAAAGATGTGGGTGTTGAATATTTTCAAGCTTTACTTAAAAGGTCAATATTTCAACCATCAAGCAGCAATGCTTCTAAATTTAGAATGCATGGCTTTTTCAACCGTCTGGCCAGGAGGATTTCAGTGAAAAGAAGTTTTAAGTTAGAAGAGGATTTTATAATCCCAGAAAGATTTGATAAGATTCGgtatttttcttacatttgtGGCAATTATGAtcgaaaagaaaattttaaagttctACATAGAATGACTCACCTAAGGACTTTTCTGCCAATTGTTAGAAGTGGTGATAGTCGATACTTGAGTAACATGGTTCTTTTTGATTTGTTGCCAAAGCTGAAAAAATTGAGGGCATTATCTTTGGAAAGTTATTACATTACCATGTTACCAGATTCAATTGGAGATTTGAAACTTCTAAGGTACCTCAACCTTTCTAATACTGAGATCAAAAGTTTACCTGAATCAACAAGTTTATTGTTTAACTTGCAATGTTTGATATTAAAACATTGCTCCCGACTTATCAAGTTGCCTTCTAATGTTAGAAGTTTGATCAATCTCTATTACCTTGACATTACAGGAGTGAAGTTAGCAGAGATGCCTCTGGGAATGGAAAATTTGAAAGGTCTTCATGTGTTATCTAATTTTGTTGTGGGCAAAGACAAGCAATCTTGTATACAAAttctgaaaaatttaaaatttctttctggGGAACTTTGTATTTCAAGATTAGAGAATGTAGTTCTTGACTTTCGAGGATCTGTTTTAGCGGATAAGTACCTAGAAGTGTTGGTGTTAGAATGGGGATCTCAACATGATGATTCACGAGACaagacaaaagaaaatgaagtccTTGACATGTTGCAGCCCCATAAAAATCTAAGCAAACTTACAATCAAATGTTATGGTGGTCTGGTATTTCCACCTTGGGTAGGAGATCCATCATACTCCAACATGGTGGTCCTAAGATTGGAAGATTGTGAACAATGCACAACCATGCCATCACTTGGGGAATTAAGCTTGCTTAA includes the following:
- the LOC123207224 gene encoding putative disease resistance RPP13-like protein 1, whose protein sequence is MTKLPQRLQKSVSGANFQLENSSLQISFLSQKLSHRHRLCNFHMAVEVDYVVDFLLMKLDRLESRVLLYLSRWQGVVSHLDKLRIKLRKIQADLADIYQCQSFEDSKFWLDDLLDWAYNVDDVLDELPTCILESEPMAKGCLSISKARSFIPACFTDSTPNLHMVTKLIDITRQFEKLCGASPLIFPLFNSPNHRGISIPFRKVPHPKSLLTQSGIYGRDEDKEKILEMVLNEESNDFNFSVISIVGMIGIGKTRLVQEVYNDKALEGFNIRAWVNVSSGITIDELHERLLQQITLSSCRSYGLQEMRIALAKAVIGKKMLVCLG